In Halobacillus amylolyticus, the following proteins share a genomic window:
- a CDS encoding phospho-sugar mutase — MNWTQEYKRWQTFASLDDKLRTQLDQLQDDEQSLEDAYYKNLEFGTGGMRGKLGPGTNRMNIYTIRRAAEGLANYVAEQNGHEKGVAIAYDSRYMSKEFAVETARVLGNHNIQSYVFSSLRPTPELSFAVRYLGASGGVVITASHNPPEYNGFKVYNEDGGQMPPEEAGAVINFVNQVENELTVKVAEQTDLEEAGLLKWMDEEVDQAYLDHLKTVSVNSNVTESAGDFSVVFTPLHGTAKMLVEKGLKQIGLTEVHTVAEQAEPDPEFSTVASPNPEEHQAFEMAIEKGKELHADVLIATDPDADRLGVAVPDDSGEYQVLTGNQTGALMLDYLLSQSQSLPKNGIMIKTIVTSEFGRVIANHYGVSTLDTLTGFKFIGEKIKEYEESGQHSFLFGYEESYGYLVKDFARDKDAVQAAVLSAEVAAYWKSKGKTLLQALDELYKKHGYFLEDLQSLKMEGKSGSEQIQSIMDDFREHPLKEAGGLKVEAVEDYTTSERKNAGGEVETIQLPKANVLKFILEDDCWFCLRPSGTEPKIKFYYGVKTGSGEQSHNLLEAVKRSVNEQIKKHV; from the coding sequence ATGAATTGGACTCAGGAATATAAACGCTGGCAAACTTTCGCATCCCTTGATGATAAGCTTCGTACTCAGCTGGATCAGCTGCAAGACGATGAACAGTCACTCGAAGATGCCTATTATAAAAATCTTGAATTTGGGACGGGTGGTATGCGTGGCAAGCTCGGACCAGGTACAAACCGCATGAATATCTACACGATCCGTCGTGCTGCTGAAGGGTTGGCCAACTATGTAGCAGAACAAAACGGCCATGAAAAAGGTGTAGCTATTGCTTATGACTCAAGGTACATGTCAAAGGAGTTTGCGGTTGAAACTGCACGAGTACTTGGCAACCATAATATCCAATCATATGTTTTTTCCTCGCTCAGACCGACTCCTGAACTGTCATTTGCTGTTCGCTATTTAGGAGCGTCAGGTGGAGTGGTGATTACAGCTAGTCATAACCCGCCTGAATATAACGGCTTTAAAGTGTACAATGAAGATGGGGGGCAAATGCCTCCTGAAGAAGCAGGAGCTGTCATCAACTTTGTTAACCAAGTAGAAAATGAATTAACTGTCAAGGTCGCTGAGCAAACTGATCTTGAAGAAGCTGGTTTACTAAAATGGATGGATGAGGAAGTCGATCAAGCCTATTTAGACCATCTGAAAACCGTTAGTGTGAATTCAAATGTGACAGAGTCTGCTGGTGATTTTAGCGTTGTTTTCACCCCTTTGCACGGAACTGCTAAAATGCTTGTTGAGAAGGGGCTTAAGCAAATCGGTTTGACCGAAGTTCATACCGTTGCCGAGCAAGCAGAGCCGGATCCTGAATTTTCAACAGTAGCCTCACCGAATCCAGAGGAGCACCAAGCATTTGAAATGGCGATTGAAAAAGGGAAAGAACTACATGCAGATGTACTGATCGCAACCGACCCAGATGCCGATCGTCTTGGTGTAGCCGTTCCAGATGATAGTGGGGAGTATCAAGTATTAACAGGGAACCAAACAGGTGCACTTATGCTTGATTATTTGCTATCACAAAGCCAAAGCTTGCCAAAGAATGGAATCATGATTAAAACGATCGTAACTTCTGAATTCGGTCGCGTGATCGCTAATCATTACGGTGTAAGTACACTGGATACATTAACAGGATTTAAATTTATTGGTGAAAAAATTAAAGAATACGAAGAATCAGGCCAACATAGCTTCCTGTTTGGCTATGAAGAAAGCTACGGCTATTTAGTGAAGGATTTCGCTCGTGATAAAGACGCCGTGCAAGCAGCTGTTCTTTCAGCAGAAGTTGCGGCTTATTGGAAATCTAAAGGTAAGACGTTGCTTCAAGCTCTAGACGAACTGTATAAAAAACATGGATATTTCCTTGAAGATCTGCAATCCTTAAAAATGGAAGGGAAATCAGGCTCAGAACAAATCCAGTCCATTATGGATGACTTCCGTGAGCACCCTTTGAAGGAAGCGGGCGGGCTTAAGGTTGAGGCCGTTGAGGACTACACTACATCTGAAAGAAAAAATGCGGGTGGTGAGGTCGAAACGATTCAGCTGCCGAAAGCCAATGTGTTGAAATTTATTTTAGAGGATGATTGCTGGTTCTGTCTGCGTCCGTCTGGGACTGAGCCGAAGATTAAGTTTTATTATGGTGTAAAGACAGGTTCCGGCGAGCAAAGTCACAATCTACTAGAAGCAGTCAAACGATCTGTTAACGAACAAATTAAAAAGCACGTGTAG
- a CDS encoding VanZ family protein, translating to MKKFRYWIPAIVWMGIIFYSSSTPYQEQDVKPVLSDWFDLSGFVPLFDGISFTYHHSEVSVASLGIAGFIEFFIRKGAHVTVFLLLTVLIFYALRKTTNRNYQSTIIISWVATVLYAITDELHQGITPNRTPYIGDVILDAVGGLMALLLISIVYFIRRRSNAR from the coding sequence ATGAAAAAGTTCAGATATTGGATCCCTGCCATCGTTTGGATGGGGATTATTTTTTATTCATCATCTACACCTTATCAAGAACAAGATGTAAAGCCGGTTCTCAGTGACTGGTTTGATCTATCAGGATTTGTCCCTCTGTTTGATGGAATTTCTTTTACTTATCATCATAGTGAGGTAAGCGTGGCAAGTTTAGGTATAGCAGGTTTCATAGAATTCTTTATTAGAAAAGGTGCACATGTAACGGTTTTCCTCTTGTTAACCGTTCTTATCTTCTATGCACTTCGCAAGACTACGAATAGAAACTACCAATCAACTATAATTATTTCTTGGGTTGCAACAGTGCTGTATGCAATAACTGATGAACTTCACCAAGGAATTACACCAAACCGTACGCCTTACATAGGTGACGTGATATTAGATGCTGTAGGTGGTCTGATGGCCCTTCTACTGATCAGCATTGTCTATTTTATTCGACGGCGCAGTAATGCAAGATGA